In a genomic window of Poecilia reticulata strain Guanapo linkage group LG22, Guppy_female_1.0+MT, whole genome shotgun sequence:
- the LOC103458960 gene encoding NACHT, LRR and PYD domains-containing protein 4-like — protein MFFSFHYRPESEYGPSLMSIKSKDDVMNFNSDPQTPLERLDQQKSEDSSCQPVLQDQTELDPIFTLLEGHVVTFVKNELKKIQEILRHDHPKLFGTEIEDEKLLGHTDEEQKRKSREAIMRITLKFLRGLKQLELANSLESKLFKELCKRKLKSSLKKKFQCLSEGIPMAGNQTPLDQIYTELYITEGETADVNKEHEVIQIEAASRKPESPETIKLEDIFKPLPGQDKTNRTVMTQGVAGIGKTVLTQKFILDWAEKETNHDVEFIFPFTFRELNLLKDKKLSLVELLHQYFAETQKIHQFEQLQVLFILDGLDESRLPLDFLNKEILTDATESASVDVLLTNLVRGKLLPSARLWITTRPAAASQIPAECVGMVTEVRGFTDPQKVEYFKKKIRDEEKASRIISHIEGSRTLHIMCHIPVFCWITATVLEDMLKTKEDGNLPKTLTEMYIHFLVVQTKVKKVKFDGGAETHSHWSSESRKIIESMGKLAFDQLQNGKLIFYESDLTESGIDIRSASVYSGVFTQIFIEEKGPHQEKVFCFVHLSVQEFLAALYVHMTFIISGANLIEEKQRKNKAATLLKRQKPKWLHECAIDKALQSSNGHLDLFLRFLLGLSLETSQVFLRNLLPQNPVMNASINHETVQYIKKKINDKLSTEQSINLFHCLNELNDLSLVKDIQQSLNSGSLSTDKLTTAQWSALAFILLSSSKYLDEFDLKKYSASEDALLKLLPVVKASNKALLSGCNLSERSCEALSSVLSSQSCALKELDLSDNNLHDSGVKHLSDGLKSPNCKLEILRLSGCLITDEGCSSLALALSNNPSHLKELDLTYNHPKPAGVNLLSKCKSSTLETIRLEHDEAKWLTPGLKKYSHQLIINTETMSRLLKLNVNKKKVIRVDKAQTYPYHPDRFSCAQVLCADGLTDRCYWEVEWIGEVNISLSCKGISRGESNEQGLFGKNDQSWSLYCSNENGYAVWHNNSKISIPSSVTKTVAVFLNYPAGILSFYKVFSGKLIHLHTFTTTFREKLYPGFGLWSVNSSVFLC, from the exons TTTGGGACTGAAATTGAGGATGAAAAGCTTTTAGGGCATACGGATGAAGAGCAGAAGAGGAAAAGCAGAGAGGCAATTATGAGGATAACACTGAAATTTCTGAGGGGGCTGAAGCAGCTGGAGCTGGCAAACAGTCTCGAGAGCA AACTTTTTAAAGAGCTTTGTAAACGTAAACTGAAATCATCTCTGAAGAAAAAGTTCCAGTGTCTGTCTGAAGGAATTCCTATGGCAGGGAACCAAACTCCTCTGGATCAGATCTACACTGagctctacatcacagagggaGAGACTGCAGATGTCAATAAAGAACATGAGGTCATACAGATTGAAGCAGCATCCAGGAAACCAGAGAGCCCAGAAACAATCAAACTTGAAGACATCTTTAAACCTCTGCCTGGACAAGATAAAACAAATCGAACAGTGATGACACAGGGAGTGGCTGGCATTGGGAAAACAGTCTTAACTCAAAAGTTCATTCTGGACTGGGCTGAAAAAGAAACCAACCATGATGTTGAGTTCATATTTCCATTCACATTCAGAGAGCTGAATTTgctaaaagataaaaagttgAGCCTGGTTGAACTTCTTCATCAATACTTTGCTGAAACCCAAAAAATCCATCAGTTTGAACAGCTCCAGGTTCTGTTCATCCTTGATGGCCTGGATGAGAGTCGACTTCCACTGGACTTTCTCAACAAGGAGATCCTGACTGATGCCACAGAGTCTGCCTCAGTGGATGTTCTGCTAACAAACCTTGTCCGGGGGAAACTGCTTCCTTCAGCCCGCCTCTGGATAACTACAAGACcagcagcagccagtcagaTCCCTGCTGAGTGCGTTGGCATGGTaacagaggtcagagggttTACTGACCCACAGAAGGTGGAGTACTTCAAGAAGAAGATCAGAGATGAGGAGAAGGCCAGCAGGATCATCTCCCATATTGAGGGATCACGGACCCTCCACATCATGTGCCACATCCCAGtcttctgctggatcactgctaCAGTTCTGGAGGATATGTTGAAAACTAAAGAGGACGGCAACCTGCCCAAGACCCTGACTGAGATGTATATTCACTTTTTGGTAGTTCAGACTAAAGTTAAGAAAGTTAAGTTTGATGGAGGAGCTGAGACACATTCACATTGGAGTTcagagagcagaaaaataattgaGTCTATGGGAAAACTGGCGTTTGATCAGTTGCAGAACggaaaattgattttttatGAGTCAGACCTGACAGAGTCTGGCATCGATATCAGATCAGCCTCAGTGTACTCAGGAGTCTTCACACAGATATTTATAGAGGAGAAAGGACCACACCAGGAAAAGGTTTTCTGCTTTGTTCATCTGAGTGTTCAGGAGTTTTTGGCTGCTCTCTATGTTCATATGACCTTCATCATCTCTGGTGCTAATTTAATCgaggagaaacaaagaaaaaataaggcGGCTACTCTACTTAAGAGACAGAAACCAAAATGGCTGCATGAATGTGCAATTGACAAAGCCCTACAGAGTTCAAATGGACATCTAGATTTGTTCCTCCGCTTCCTTCTGGGTCTTTCACTGGAAACCAGTCAAGTTTTCCTCAGAAACCTTCTGCCACAGAACCCAGTCATGAATGCATCTATTAATCATGAAACTGTGCAGTACATTAAGAAGAAGATCAATGACAAATTGTCAACCGAACAAAGCATCAATCTGTTCCACTGTCTGAACGAACTAAATGATCTTTCTCTGGTGAAGGATATCCAGCAGTCCTTGAATTCAGGAAGTCTCTCGACAGATAAACTCACTACTGCTCAGTGGTCAGCGCTGGCTTTCATCTTACTGTCATCAAGCAAATATTTGGATGAGTTTGACCTGAAGAAATACTCAGCCTCAGAAGATGctcttctgaagctgctgcctgTGGTCAAAGCTTCCAACAAGGCTTT aCTGAGTGGCTGTAACCTTTCAGaaagaagctgtgaagctctgtcctcagtGCTCAGCTCCCAGTCCTGTGCTTTGAAGGAATTGGACCTGAGTGACAACAACCTGCATGATTCAGGAGTAAAACATCTGTCAGATGGTctgaagagtccaaactgcaaacTGGAAATTCTCAG ACTTTCAGGTTGCCTGATCACAGATGAAGGTTGTTCTTCTCTCGCTTTGGCTTTGAGCAATAACCCCTCTCATCTCAAAGAGTTGGACCTGACCTACAATCATCCAAAACCCGCAGGAGTGAATCttctgtcaaaatgtaaaagtagTACACTAGAAACTATCAG GTTGGAGCATGATGAAGCAAAGTGGTTGACACCAGGTCTAAAAAAGT ATTCCCATCAACTCATAATCAACACAGAGACTATGAGTAGACTTCTTAAACTAAATGTGAACAAGAAGAAGGTGATCCGTGTGGACAAGGCTCAGACATATCCTtatcatccagacagatttagCTGCGCTCAGGTGCTGTGTGCAGATGGCCTAACTGACCGCTGTTACTGGGAAGTTGAATGGATTGGAGAGGTAAATATCTCTTTGAGTTGCAAGGGAATCAGTAGGGGAGAAAGTAATGAACAAGGCTTATTTGGAAAAAACGATCAATCCTGGAGTTTGTACTGCTCAAATGAAAATGGTTACGCTGTGTGGCACAATAACAGTAAAATTTCTATCCCCTCTTCTGTTACAAAGACAGTAGCAGTATTTCTGAACTATCCTGCTGGCATTCTGTCCTTTTACAAAGTCTTCTCTGGTAAACTGATCCATCTCCACACCTTCACTACCACATTCAGAGAAAAACTTTATCCTGGATTTGGACTCTGGTCAGTCAATTCCTCAGTGTTTCTCTGTTGA